One cyanobiont of Ornithocercus magnificus DNA segment encodes these proteins:
- a CDS encoding RNA-binding protein produces the protein MTIYIGNLSFQAEQEDLVHLFSHYGEVRHCSLPLDRETGRKRGFGFVDMVNEADEQAAIDDLQDVEWMGRMIRVNKATPREGGRGGGQSRGGQRW, from the coding sequence ATGACCATCTACATCGGAAATCTCTCCTTCCAAGCTGAGCAAGAGGACCTTGTCCATCTGTTCAGTCACTACGGTGAAGTGCGCCATTGCAGTCTGCCTCTTGACCGTGAGACAGGGCGGAAAAGAGGCTTTGGATTTGTTGATATGGTCAATGAAGCTGATGAGCAAGCAGCGATCGACGACTTACAAGATGTGGAATGGATGGGACGAATGATCCGCGTCAACAAGGCAACGCCACGTGAGGGAGGTCGTGGTGGTGGCCAATCTCGCGGAGGCCAGCGCTGGTGA